Proteins found in one Oryza glaberrima chromosome 4, OglaRS2, whole genome shotgun sequence genomic segment:
- the LOC127772266 gene encoding probable LRR receptor-like serine/threonine-protein kinase At1g56140, translating into MRVMSHLLLHGGVLLLLLAAAAVQAQRVATKTDPTEAAALNAVFAKLGQQASLSTATWNISGDPCTGAATDGTPIDDNPNFNPAIKCDCTFQNNTVCRITKLKIYALDVPGTIPQELRNLTRLTHLNLGQNTLTGPLPSFIGELTNMQNMTFRINSLSGPIPKELGNLTNLVSLGLGSNRFNGSLPSELGNLDKLQELYIDSAGLSGPLPSSFSKLTRMQTLWASDNDFTGQIPDYIGNWNLTDLRFQGNSFQGPIPSALSNLVQLSSLRIGDIENGSSSSLAFIGNMTSLSILILRNCKISDNLASIDFSKFASLNLLDLSFNNITGQVPTALLGLNLLNSLFLGNNSLSGSLPSSKGPSLSTLDFSYNQLSGNFPPWAGGKNLQLNLVANNFVIDSSNNSILPSGLACLQRNTPCFLGSPQSSSFAVDCGSNRLISASDNLRYQTDDASLGPASYSVTGALTWGVSNVGKFVGAPNGSYIIYSSRQFQNTLDSELFQTSRMSPSSLRYYGIGLENGNYTVTLQFAEFGIEDTQTWKSLGRRVFDIYLQGERQEKNFDIRKAAGDKSYTVVKKSYKVPVTKNFLEIHLFWAGKGTCCIPGQGYYGPTISALSVTPADFTPTVGIVAEQNKSTSKTGVIVGVVVGVAVLGLVALVGIFMWRQKRRKLTLEQQELYSIVGRPNVFSYSELRSATENFSSSNRLGEGGYGAVYKGKLNDGRVVAVKQLSQTSHQGKKQFATEIETISRVQHRNLVKLYGCCLEGNNPLLVYEYMENGSLDKALFGIEKLNIDWPARFDICLGIARGLAYLHEESSIRVVHRDIKASNVLLDANLNPKISDFGLAKLYDDKKTHVSTKVAGTFGYLAPEYAMRGHMTEKVDVFAFGVVLLETLAGRPNYDDTLEEDKIYIFEWAWELYENNNPLGIVDPNLREFNRAEVLRAIHVALLCTQGSPHQRPPMSRVVSMLTGDTEVTDVLMKPSYITEWQIKGGNTSFANSAVRGQSSSAPGSTSQKASSVFLNSIIQEGR; encoded by the exons ATGAGGGTGATgagccatctcctcctccatggcggTGTGCTCCTGCTGCTTCTTGCAGCGGCGGCTGTTCAGGCTCAGCGGGTAGCAACCAAGACTGATCCGACTGAAG cggcggcgctgaACGCGGTGTTCGCGAAGCTCGGGCAGCAGGCGTCGTTGTCGACGGCGACATGGAACATCAGCGGCgacccctgcaccggcgccgccacggacGGCACCCCCATCGACGACAACCCCAACTTCAACCCGGCCATCAAGTGCGACTGCACCTTCCAGAACAACACCGTCTGCCGGATCACCAAGCT GAAAATATATGCCTTAGATGTGCCTGGCACGATACCACAAGAGCTGCGGAACCTCACGCGCTTGACCCATCT GAATTTAGGGCAAAATACATTAACAGGGCCTTTGCCATCATTCATTGGGGAGTTGACTAATATGCAGAACAT GACATTTCGCATCAATTCATTATCTGGACCTATTCCAAAGGAGCTCGGTAACCTTACGAATCTTGTATCACT GGGTTTAGGCTCAAACAGGTTTAATGGCTCCCTTCCTTCAGAACTGGGGAACCTGGACAAGCTTCAGGAATT GTACATTGACAGTGCTGGCTTAAGTGGTCCACTACCATCATCATTTTCCAAGCTTACAAGAATGCAAACATT GTGGGCATCAGATAATGATTTTACTGGACAAATACCAGATTATATCGGGAACTGGAATTTGACAGACCT GCGGTTTCAAGGCAATTCTTTTCAAGGTCCAATTCCTTCTGCTCTTTCTAATCTTGTCCAACTATCAAGCTT ACGAATCGGTGATATTGAAAACGGAAGCTCTTCTTCGCTGGCATTCATCGGTAACATGACATCGTTGAGCATCCT GATTTTGAGGAACTGTAAGATATCTGATAATCTTGCATCAATAGACTTTTCGAAGTTTGCAAGTTTAAACTTACT GGATTTGAGTTTTAACAATATCACTGGTCAAGTACCAACAGCCCTGTTGGGTCTGAATTTGCTGAACTCCTT ATTTCTTGGGAATAATAGTCTTTCAGGAAGCCTTCCAAGCTCAAAAGGACCTTCACTTTCAACTTT AGATTTTTCTTACAACCAGCTCTCAGGAAATTTTCCTCCATGGGCTGGTGGGAAAAATTTACAATT GAATTTGGTGGCAAACAATTTCGTGATTGATAGCTCCAATAACAG TATCTTACCTTCAGGGCTTGCATGCCTTCAAAGAAATACGCCATGTTTTCTTGGTTCTCCACAGT CTTCCTCCTTTGCTGTGGACTGTGGTAGCAATAGACTCATATCAGCCTCAGATAATTTGAGGTATCAAACTGATGATGCCAGCCTTGGACCTGCATCATATTCTGTCACAGGAGCACTAACCTGGGGTGTTAGCAACGTTGGAAAGTTCGTGGGTGCACCAAATGGAAGTTACATAATCTACAGCTCGCGCCAGTTTCAGAACACCCTAGATTCAGAACTGTTCCAGACTTCAAGGATGTCACCATCATCTTTAAGATACTATGGTATTGGACTTGAGAATGGAAACTATACAGTCACTCTTCAATTTGCTGAGTTTGGGATCGAAGACACGCAGACTTGGAAGAGCCTAGGGAGAAGGGTTTTTGATATATATCTCCAG GGTGAACGTCAGGAGAAGAACTTTGACATCAGGAAGGCAGCAGGCGATAAATCTTACACTGTTGTTAAGAAGTCATATAAAGTTCCTGTGACCAAAAACTTCCTTGAGATTCATCTCTTCTGGGCTGGCAAGGGCACTTGCTGCATTCCTGGTCAAGGCTACTATGGGCCCACTATCTCGGCTTTGAGTGTAACCCCTGCAG ATTTCACCCCCACGGTGGGTATCGTGGCAGAACAAAACAAGAGTACTAGTAAAACAGGTGTTATTGTTGGCGTTGTGGTTGGTGTGGCAGTTTTAGGTTTGGTAGCACTTGTTGGAATTTTTATGTGGAGACAGAAAAGGAGAAAACTGACACTGGAGCAACAAG AGCTATACAGTATTGTTGGAAGACCTAATGTATTCAGTTATAGTGAACTAAGGTCTGCAACTGAAAATTTTAGTTCCAGCAACCGTCTTGGTGAAGGAGGATATGGGGCAGTTTATAAG GGTAAGTTAAATGATGGAAGGGTAGTGGCAGTGAAGCAGCTATCTCAAACATCTCATCAAGGAAAAAAGCAATTTGCAACGGAAATAGAAACTATATCCCGAGTGCAACACCGTAATCTTGTGAAGTTATATGGTTGCTGCCTTGAAGGCAATAATCCACTGCTGGTTTATGAGTACATGGAAAATGGAAGCCTTGATAAAGCACTCTTTG GAATTGAGAAATTGAACATAGATTGGCCAGCACGTTTTGACATATGCTTAGGCATTGCAAGAGGTCTGGCTTATCTTCATGAAGAGTCCAGCATCCGTGTCGTGCACAGGGACATCAAGGCCAGCAATGTCTTACTTGACGCCAATCTCAATCCTAAGATCTCAGATTTTGGGCTAGCCAAACTTTATGATGACAAGAAGACGCATGTCAGCACGAAAGTTGCTGGTACATT CGGTTATCTTGCACCTGAGTACGCCATGAGAGGTCATATGACTGAGAAAGTTGATGTCTTTGCATTTGGCGTGGTCTTATTGGAGACTTTAGCTGGACGGCCGAACTACGATGATACACTTGAAGAAGATAAGATTTACATTTTCGAATGG GCCTGGGAGCTGTACGAGAACAACAACCCTCTGGGCATTGTAGACCCAAATCTCAGAGAATTCAACAGGGCGGAGGTGCTCCGGGCCATCCACGTCGCCCTCCTCTGCACCCAGGGCTCACCTCACCAGCGGCCGCCCATGTCGAGGGTCGTGTCAATGCTCACCGGCGACACCGAGGTCACCGATGTGTTGATGAAGCCGAGCTACATCACCGAGTGGCAGATCAAGGGCGGCAACACCAGCTTCGCCAACAGCGCCGTCCGCGGGCAGTCGAGCTCGGCACCAGGATCGACGTCGCAGAAAGCCTCGTCGGTGTTCTTGAACTCCATCATCCAGGAAGGCCGGTGA